One window from the genome of Oryctolagus cuniculus chromosome 1, mOryCun1.1, whole genome shotgun sequence encodes:
- the CD248 gene encoding endosialin: MLLRLLLAWAAAVPALPALGQAPWAAEPRAACGPGSCYALFPHRRTFLEAWRACRELGGDLATPRTLEEAQRVDSLVGAGPASRLLWIGLQRPARQCQPQRPLRGFTWTTGDQDTAFTNWAQPATGGPCPAQRCAALEASGGHRWLEGSCTLAVDGYLCQFGFEGACPALPAEAGQAGPAVYTTPFHLVSTELEWLPFGSVAAVQCQAGRGASLLCVKQPGGGVGWSQAGPLCPGSGCGPGNGGCEHECVEEEDGRVSCRCSEGFQLAADGHSCEDPCAQAPCEQQCEPGGPQGYSCHCRLGFRPAEDEPHRCVDTDECQIAGVCQQMCVNYVGGFECYCSEGHELEADGISCSPAGAMGARNSQDLEDELLEDGEEEEEDEDEDEEDEEDEEAWEGFDSTWTEGPGLLWMESTQLPDFGLAYGPGFSEDGGPPRHYPEPTWPPPLSAPRAPYHSAVLSVTRPGGVSVIRPTLPSARRRPAISATHPPSSPARQPPVPPPQQTPVISADSPDLPPAHQPPVIAITHPAQPPAPRPPLVSARSPPKLPPAHQAPVFPDTHTTTHLPRVPANPTPRLTSPGDHQPPLIPDVPVLRPQATQLPTSPTAQSSLPLIPRSPGAPDHPVPVPGATQPPALSTTLPPHSPTNQTSPISPTQPHPRAPQVPKGGGPSPTAAPTALLEAGLVGQHQRDDRWLLVALLVPTCVFLVVLLALGIVYCTRCGPHAPNKRVTDCYRWVTHAGSKGPTEPAPPRGSLPGVQTCRTSV; this comes from the coding sequence ATGCTGCTgcgcctgctgctggcctgggcggCCGCGGTGCCCGCGCTGCCcgcgctgggccaggccccctGGGCCGCTGAGCCCCGCGCTGCCTGCGGCCCGGGCAGCTGCTACGCGCTCTTCCCACACCGCCGTACCTTCCTGGAGGCCTGGCGGGCCTGCCGGGAGCTGGGGGGCGACCTGGCCACGCCACGAACCCTTGAGGAGGCCCAGCGCGTGGACAGCCTGGTGGGCGCCGGCCCGGCCAGCCGGCTGCTGTGGATCGGGCTGCAGCGGCCGGCACggcagtgccagccacagcgcccaCTGCGCGGCTTCACCTGGAccacgggagaccaggacacGGCCTTCACCAACTGGGCTCAGCCGGCCACGGGAGGGCCCTGCCCGGCGCAGCGCTGCGCGGCCCTGGAGGCGAGCGGTGGGCATCGCTGGCTCGAGGGCTCGTGCACGCTGGCCGTGGACGGTTACCTGTGCCAGTTTGGCTTTGAGGGCGCCTGCCCGGCACTGCCAGCCGAGGCGGGCCAGGCCGGCCCTGCCGTCTACACCACGCCCTTCCACCTGGTCTCCACAGAGTTGGAGTGGCTGCCTTTCGGTTCGGTGGCCGCTGTGCAGTGCCAGGCCGGCAGGGGGGCGTCGCTGCTCTGTGTGAAACAGCCTGGCGGTGGTGTGGGCTGGTCCCAGGccgggcccctgtgcccagggtCGGGCTGCGGCCCGGGCAACGGGGGCTGCGAGCACGAGTGTGTGGAGGAGGAGGACGGCCGCGTGTCCTGCCGCTGCTCCGAGGGCTTCCAGCTGGCGGCGGACGGGCACAGCTGCGAGGACCCCTGTGCCCAGGCGCCGTGCGAGCAGCAGTGTGAGCCCGGGGGGCCACAGGGCTACAGCTGCCACTGTCGCCTGGGCTTCCGGCCGGCCGAGGACGAGCCGCACCGCTGCGTGGACACGGACGAGTGCCAGATCGCCGGGGTGTGCCAGCAGATGTGCGTCAACTACGTCGGTGGCTTCGAGTGCTATTGCAGCGAGGGTCATGAGCTGGAGGCGGACGGTATCAGCTGCAGCCCCGCGGGGGCCATGGGCGCCCGGAATTCCCAAGACCTGGAAGACGAGCTGCTGGAggacggggaggaggaggaggaggacgaggatgaggacgaggaggacgaggaggatgAGGAGGCCTGGGAGGGCTTCGACAGCACCTGGACGGAGGGGCCCGGGTTGCTGTGGATGGAGTCGACGCAGCTGCCCGACTTTGGCCTGGCGTACGGACCCGGCTTCTCGGAGGACGGCGGACCGCCGAGGCACTACCCGGAGCCCACCTGGCCCCCCCCGCTCAGTGCCCCCAGGGCCCCCTACCACTCCGCAGTGCTCTCTGTCACCCGGCCCGGGGGGGTCTCTGTCATACGCCCCACACTACCTTCCGCCCGCCGGCGCCCAGCTATCTCCGCCACACACCCACCCTCGAGCCCTGCCCGTCAGccccctgtgccccctccccagcagacCCCTGTGATCTCAGCCGACTCTCCAGACCTGCCCCCCGCCCACCAGCCCCCGGTTATCGCCATCACGCACCcagcacagccccctgccccccggccCCCCCTCGTCTCAGCCAGATCCCCCCCCAAACTCCCCCCTGCCCACCAAGCCCCTGTGTTTCCAGACACTCACACCACCACTCACCTGCCCCGAGTGCCCGCTAATCCCACCCCCCGGCTCACCTCCCCTGGTGACCATCAACCCCCTCTGATCCCAGACGTCCCAGTCCTCAGGCCCCAGGCCACCCAGCTCCCCACCAGTCCCACCGCCCAGTCCTCCCTGCCCCTCATCCCCAGGTCCCCTGGGGCCCCCGACCATCCGGTCCCTGTGCCTGGTgccacccagcccccagccctctccaCCACCCTGCCCCCTCACAGCCCCACTAACCAGACCTCACCCATCAGCCCTACGCAGCCCCATCCCAGAGCCCCCCAAGTCCCCAAGGGAGGCGGCCCTAGTCCCACTGCAGCCCCAACAGCCCTACTGGAGGCCGGGCTGGTGGGCCAGCACCAGAGAGATGACCGGTGGCTGTTGGTGGCCCTCCTGGTGCCGACGTGTGTCTTCTTGGTGGTCCTCCTTGCACTGGGCATCGTGTACTGCACTCGCTGTGGCCCCCACGCGCCCAACAAGCGTGTCACCGACTGCTATCGCTGGGTCACCCACGCTGGGAGCAAGGGCCCAACGGAACCCGCGCCCCCCCGGGGCAGCCTCCCAGGGGTACAGACCTGCAGAACCAGCGTGTGA